Proteins from a genomic interval of Rosa chinensis cultivar Old Blush chromosome 2, RchiOBHm-V2, whole genome shotgun sequence:
- the LOC112187269 gene encoding glutamate receptor 3.6 has translation MSGQFTMNIAWFLLLMVFFNGFASHGATTNISTRPQFVNVGAMLALNSIVGKVAKVAIQAAVEDVNSDPSVLSGTKMIVTTQNSNYSGFLGIIEALRFMEKDTVAIIGPQNAVTAHAVSHIANELHTPLLSFAVTDPTLSSLQFPYFVRTTQNDLFQMAAVADMVEYYGWREVIAIYVDDDLGRNGIAALGDLLAEKRSKISYKAPLVLDPTRNNITDVLIKVSLTESRIIVLHVYPGWGPEVLSVANYLGMMGTGFVWIATHWLSSYIDSTMPLPMSTLDNMQGVLTLRMYTPDTEQKRKFVSRWSNLTGGNQIGLNAFGLYAYDSVWLLAHALDAFFDQGGNISFSNDSRLTQMPRGDLNLEYLSIFDGGSLLLRNIFGVNMTGTTGSFKYTPDRDLIRPAYEIINVIGTGVRRIGYWSNHSGLSVKPPETFYTSPPNHSSSNQSLYSVIWPGETAQQPRGWVFPNNGRHLKIAVPNRASFREFASYTRSNDMFTGYCIDVFTAALNLLPYAVPFKFFPVGDGKRNPRSTDLVHTIQTGEYDAVVGDIAITTNRTRMADFTQPYIESGLVVVAPVKTTLNSNPWAFLRPFNKMMWAVTAAFFLIVGTVVWILEHRLNDEFRGPPRRQLVTILWFSFSTWFFAHRENTVSTLGRLVLIIWLFVVLIINSSYTASLTSILTVQKLSSSIKGIETLLESKDPIGYQQGSFAKYYLVEELHIDSSRLVPLVMPEDYVRALKAGPHKEGGVAAVIDERAYMELFLSSRCDFSIVGQEFTKTGWGFAFPRDSPLSVDLSTALLKLSDNGDLQRIHDKWLLRSPCTSPGAKLEVDRLELRSFSALFIICGGACLVALIIYFSMMCHQFTKRYTDSLSSSGSSTSRRLQTFLTFVDEKEEVQSRSKRRSMEKMSNRSAGEDDSSNSSKRRHIDQYSCASRSFEDSNNA, from the exons ATGAGTGGACAATTCACCATGAATATAGCTTGGTTCCTGCTTTTGATGGTTTTCTTTAATGGGTTTGCCTCACATGGAGCTACCACCAACATCTCTACAAGACCCCAATTTGTAAATGTTGGGGCCATGCTTGCTCTCAATTCCATTGTTGGCAAAGTTGCCAAAGTGGCAATACAAGCTGCTGTTGAAGATGTGAATTCTGACCCTTCTGTTCTCAGTGGAACCAAGATGATAGTTACAACGCAGAATTCAAACTACAGTGGATTTCTGGGCATAATTGAGG CTTTACGATTCATGGAGAAGGACACAGTGGCCATAATTGGACCCCAGAATGCTGTAACGGCTCATGCAGTATCTCACATTGCAAATGAGCTGCACACTCCTCTGTTGTCATTTGCAGTAACAGATCCCACCCTGTCTTCACTTCAGTTCCCATATTTTGTTAGGACTACTCAGAACGATTTGTTTCAGATGGCTGCAGTAGCTGATATGGTTGAGTATTATGGATGGAGAGAGGTAATTGCAatatatgttgatgatgatTTAGGGAGAAATGGGATTGCAGCATTAGGGGATTTGCTTGCTGAGAAACGTTCTAAGATCTCATACAAAGCACCTCTGGTTCTTGATCCTACTCGGAATAACATCACTGATGTACTGATTAAAGTGTCTTTAACCGAGTCTAGGATTATTGTTCTTCATGTTTATCCAGGTTGGGGCCCTGAGGTGCTTAGTGTGGCCAATTATCTTGGCATGATGGGAACAGGGTTTGTTTGGATAGCTACTCATTGGCTTTCTAGTTATATAGATTCCACTATGCCCCTCCCTATGAGTACTTTGGATAACATGCAAGGAGTTCTAACATTGCGCATGTACACGCCAGATACagaacagaaaagaaaatttgtttCGAGGTGGAGCAACTTGACTGGTGGTAACCAAATTGGGTTGAATGCTTTCGGTCTCTATGCTTATGACTCTGTATGGTTGCTTGCTCATGCACTTGATGCCTTTTTTGATCAAGGGGGAAACATTTCATTCTCAAATGATTCAAGGTTGACTCAGATGCCCAGAGGGGACCTAAATCTTGAATATCTGAGTATATTTGATGGAGGGAGCTTGTTACTTCGTAACATATTTGGAGTTAATATGACTGGCACAACTGGCTCGTTTAAGTATACTCCAGATAGGGACCTCATTCGTCCTGCTTATGAAATCATAAATGTGATTGGCACTGGGGTTAGGAGGATTGGTTATTGGTCTAACCATTCTGGTTTATCAGTTAAGCCTCCAGAAACATTTTACACAAGCCCACCAAATCATTCTAGTTCAAACCAAAGCCTTTACAGTGTGATTTGGCCTGGAGAGACAGCACAGCAACCTCGTGGTTGGGTTTTTCCAAACAATGGGAGGCATTTGAAGATTGCAGTCCCAAACCGTGCTAGTTTCCGTGAATTTGCATCATATACACGAAGCAATGACATGTTCACTGGGTACTGCATTGATGTTTTTACTGCTGCATTGAACTTGTTGCCCTATGCTGTTCCCTTCAAATTTTTTCCTGTTGGCGATGGTAAAAGAAATCCAAGGAGCACTGACCTTGTGCACACAATCCAAACGGGT GAATATGATGCAGTAGTAGGTGATATTGCAATCACCACCAACAGAACCAGGATGGCAGATTTTACGCAGCCATACATCGAATCTGGGCTAGTAGTAGTTGCACCTGTTAAGACGACATTGAATTCAAATCCTTGGGCATTTCTGAGGCCATTCAATAAAATGATGTGGGCTGTCACTGCTGCCTTCTTTCTCATTGTTGGAACAGTTGTTTGGATATTAGAGCATAGACTGAATGATGAATTTCGGGGCCCTCCTAGAAGACAACTCGTCACTATTCTTTG GTTTAGCTTTTCAACTTGGTTCTTTGCCCATA GAGAAAATACAGTCAGCACCCTGGGTCGCCTAGTACTAATCATATGGCTATTTGTGGTTCTTATCATCAACTCAAGCTATACTGCAAGTTTGACCTCAATCCTAACGGTGCAAAAGCTTTCTTCCTCCATCAAAGGCATTGAAACTTTGCTTGAAAGCAAGGACCCCATTGGTTACCAACAGGGTTCATTTGCCAAGTATTATCTCGTTGAGGAACTCCACATTGACAGTTCCAGACTCGTGCCACTCGTCATGCCAGAAGATTATGTGAGAGCCTTAAAAGCTGGTCCACATAAGGAAGGTGGTGTTGCCGCAGTGATTGATGAGCGTGCATACATGGAGCTATTCCTCTCAAGCCGATGCGATTTCAGCATTGTAGGTCAAGAATTTACCAAAACCGGATGGGGATTT GCTTTCCCAAGGGACTCGCCTCTATCAGTGGACCTGTCAACTGCTCTGTTGAAGCTGTCGGATAATGGGGATCTACAGAGGATCCATGACAAATGGCTTCTCAGAAGTCCTTGTACTTCACCAGGAGCAAAGCTAGAAGTGGACAGGCTTGAACTTAGAAGCTTCTCGGCCCTTTTTATTATCTGTGGCGGAGCTTGTTTGGTTGCTCTCATTATATATTTCAGCATGATGTGTCACCAGTTCACCAAGCGGTACACTGACAGTTTGTCTTCTTCCGGGAGCTCCACATCTCGGCGTCTTCAGACCTTTCTCACATTTGTTGACGAGAAGGAAGAAGTACAAAGCCGATCCAAAAGGAGGAGCATGGAGAAGATGTCAAACCGAAGTGCGGGTGAAGATGACTCGTCAAACAGTTCCAAAAGAAGACATATAGATCAGTACTCATGTGCAAGCAGAAGTTTTGAAGACAGTAACAATGCCTGA